GAACTGTCCGGAAAATCCGGCCAGATGCTGCGGGAGATCGTGGACAGCGCCCAATCCTCGGCCGGACAGATCAACAGCATCGCCACGGCCGCCGAGGAGCAGTCCGCCGCCTCCGAAGAGATCAACCGGGCCATCGAGGAAATAAACGGCATCGCCCTGGACATCACCTCGACCATGGAGGAAACCGTGACGGACATCCATGCCCTGACCGAGCAGGCCGACGCCCTGCGCGGGGTCATCGGCAGCCTCCTGGAAGATGCCGGACAGGGGGGGAAGGGGGACCGCCGGTCCATCCGGTGAGGCGCGCGCCATGATGCGCCCATGCCGCGCCCGGAGAGGTGCGGGAACAGGGACGTGTATGGTTGCGCCGTTGGGAAAGAGGCCGTATCCTGCTTATGGTGGAACAATGACGTTGTGAACTGACCGGGAAATCGGGAGGCGCACAGACCAATGAACAGACACCCCCTTGTGGCCGGGCAGTTTTATCCCGCCGGGCCGACGTTGGCCACGGACGTGGCGGCCTTTTTGGCGCTGGGCGGTGCGGCGCGCGAGGAGCCGACCATTCTGGCCATGGTTCCCCACGCGGGATATGTCTATTCCGGGGCCGTGGCCGGGAAGACCCTGGGCCAGGCTAGGCTGGCGGACACGGTGATCCTTTTGGGACCCAACCATACCGGCCGGGGGAAGCGGCTGGCGGTGTGGCCTGACGGAAAATGGGAGATCCCCGGCGGCGGCCTGGATGTGGACGAGGATCTGGCCCAGGCGTTTGTAGCCGCCGATTCGCGTCTGACGGCGGACTATGCAGCGCATCTGGGGGAGCATTCCCTGGAGGTGGTCATTCCCTTTTTGATGGGCAAAAATCCGGCCACGCGCATCGTGCCCATGGTGGTGGCCGAATTCAATCCCACGGTTTTGGCCGACGTGGCCGTGAGCATGGCCGGAGTCATCAAGGCCCGGCCCGGGCCGGTGTCCCTCGTGGTCAGCTCGGACATGAGCCACTACGTGAGCCATGACACGGCCAAAAGCCAGGACGCCATGGCCCTGGCGGAGATCGCGGCGCTTCGGCCCATGGGGCTTTTTTCCGTGGTCAGGGACCGGGGCATCACTATGTGCGGGGTGTTGCCCATGACCCTGGGGCTTTTTTTGGCCCTGGAACTGGGGGCGCGCACGGCCGAGGTCACGGCCTACGCCACCTCGGGGGAGACCTCCGGGGACATGCGGCATGTGGTGGGATATGCCGGAGTGCTGGCGTCGTAGGGGCCTTTGCCCCTTTGCCTTTCCCGCCTGGCGGGACCAACCGGAACAAGGAGACGTGCCGTTTTTTTAGTCCAACGCCAACATGGAGGTGGTGCGTATGAGAGCGAAACTGACGGGGTGTTCCCTGCTTGCGACGTTCGCCGTTGTGCTCGTGTATTGTGCGACGGCTTTTGCCCAGTTGGGCTTCATCCAGCAAGGCCTTGACGCCGTAACGGCGGGCAAGAAACCGGCAGCCGCGCCGGACGCTGCCTCTCCGGCCGCCTCCGGCGGCAAGGTGCTGACCCAGGACACCACCTACACCAACGCCGCCCGCAATCTGCAGTTCACCATCCCGGCCGGGTGGGAGATCGTGGAGGGTAGCCCCGATTCCGAGAGCGTGGGCTTTCGGAACATGAAGACCACCATGGGCTTTTCGTTTCACGCCGAGCAGATGGTGCCGAGCTTCCCCCGGGCCTCGGCCGTCACCGCCGGGCTCAAGCAGGACCAGGAGCGGGTGACCATCAAGAAGCTTTTAAGCGCCAAGCGCCGCGATGACGGGGACGCCAAGAAGAAGTGCGGGGTCATCGGCTGGGAGATCGTGGAGGCCCCCCAGAAAAACGATTTTCAGCGCATCATCTGGCAATGCTATGACGGTCAGAATTTTTACATGAATATCATGGCCTACAGCGAGAACAAGGATTTCGCGGCCTCCGAGGCCACCCTGCGCAAGATCATGGACTCCGTAAAGTTCTGCAAGTAATATCCGCCTCGCGTTCGCGTCGTCAGATCCTGGCGGCGCGAACCCCTACATGCCGCAACGGAGAAACACCCGATCATGAACCGTCCCTTTCGCGGTCCCTGCCGCGCCGTGGCTTCCCTGGCGGCGCTGGCCCTGTCGGCCGTCCTTTTGACTTCCTGCGTCATGGGCTATCCGCCCCCGCCCGCCCTGGTCCTGGCCGAACCCGCCGCCATCCCCGGGGCCGTGTCCACGGCCTGGTGGGATGTGGCCGCCCAGGGATATGCGGACGATGGCCAGGGGTTGGATTTTTCCCGGGCCGGGCTCAAGCCGGTGCTTATCGTTTTGCGCAACAAGACCCCCGGCTATCCCCTCGTCGATCCGGCCGAGGTCCGGGGGATGGCCCCGGGACGGGAATACGCCCCCTATCCGCCGTATCAGGCCGCCGACGTGGCCGAGGCCACCACGGCCTTTGACGAATCGGCCAAGGCCGCCCTTCGCGGCGGCGCGGCCGGGGCGATCATCGGGGCAGGCGTAGGCACCCTGATCGGCGCGGCCGCAGGCGGCGGCGACGCCCTGTGGCGGGGGGCGCTTATCGGCGGCGGCATCGGCGCGGTCACCGGCGCGGCGACCTCCATGCCCGAGGCCAGATATCAACTGCGCCGGGGCGTCCAGACGGAGCTTGAGACGTTGGCCCTGCGGCCGGTCCCTGCGCCCCCCTACGGCCTGACGGCCGGGTACGTCTATTTCCCGGCGAATGCGGGGATAGGCTGGGTGCGGGTCACGGTGCGCACCCAGAGCGCGACCTACAGCTACGACGTGTCCATTGCCGCGCCAGCCCCGGCCATGGCCCCCCGGCCGACGGCGGCCCCGGTCCCCTATCCGGCCTCTCAGCCCGCGCCGTCGACGCCGTCGGCCTCGCCCTCTGCCCAACCCGCCTCGCCCGGCGGCGGATATTCCAACCCGGCCCCAGCCACGGGTTCCCCCGCCCCCCAAGGGGGCGGCAGCTAGCGGTGCGCCCCTGGCGTCCCTAGGCCGCCATCCGACCCGTTCCGCCAACGGTTTCGTCCGGGAAAAGCGGCAGGGTGAAAATGAAGCGCGATCCCCGGCCGGGTTCGGATTCCACCCGGACGGCCCCGCCCAGGCGTTCGGTCTCGGCCCGGACGGCCGCCAGCCCCACCCCCCGGCCGGAGAGCAGGCTGACCTCGTCGCGGGTGGAGAAATCGTCCCGGAAAAGCAGGTCGTAGACCGCCTCCGGCGCCATGCTCCCCGCCGCCTGGGGCGTCACCAGCCCCTTTTGCATGGCCTTGGCCAGCACACGGGCCACGTCGATGCCCCGGCCGTCATCGGACACCTCCAGGCGCACCATGTCTTCCCCGGCCCGGGCCACATGGCAGGCGATGGTCCCGGTCTCGGGCTTGCCCGTGGCCAGGCGCTCGTCCATGTCCTCCAGTCCGTGGTCGATCATGTTGCGGAACACATGCACCAGGGCCTTGACGAACGCCTCCCGGGGGACGCGGTCCACGAACACGTCGTCGCCGGTGACGAGAAGCGGGGCCACGGCCTTTTCCAGACGCTCGGCCAGACCGGCCAGATAGTCGCCGTAGGGGGCCAGGATGTCCTTGACGTTGTGGCGGCGCAGCACCCGCAACTCGGCC
Above is a genomic segment from Desulfolutivibrio sulfodismutans DSM 3696 containing:
- the amrB gene encoding AmmeMemoRadiSam system protein B, which encodes MNRHPLVAGQFYPAGPTLATDVAAFLALGGAAREEPTILAMVPHAGYVYSGAVAGKTLGQARLADTVILLGPNHTGRGKRLAVWPDGKWEIPGGGLDVDEDLAQAFVAADSRLTADYAAHLGEHSLEVVIPFLMGKNPATRIVPMVVAEFNPTVLADVAVSMAGVIKARPGPVSLVVSSDMSHYVSHDTAKSQDAMALAEIAALRPMGLFSVVRDRGITMCGVLPMTLGLFLALELGARTAEVTAYATSGETSGDMRHVVGYAGVLAS